In Terriglobus sp. TAA 43, a single window of DNA contains:
- a CDS encoding VOC family protein: MNGKLIGFAPITDADRAKAFYADVLGLTFVGDDGFALIFRSGANMVRLAKMPKVEPAQFTILGWETTSIEDDVQSLTSKGVEFSRFGFMEQDALGIWTAPGGDKVAWFKDPDGNTLSLSQHISA, translated from the coding sequence ATGAATGGAAAGCTGATCGGCTTCGCACCCATCACCGACGCAGATCGCGCAAAAGCTTTCTACGCCGATGTGCTGGGCCTAACCTTCGTGGGAGATGACGGCTTCGCCCTCATCTTCCGTAGCGGCGCAAACATGGTTCGCCTCGCGAAGATGCCAAAGGTGGAACCAGCCCAGTTCACCATCCTGGGCTGGGAGACCACCTCCATTGAAGACGACGTGCAATCCCTCACAAGCAAAGGCGTGGAGTTCTCCCGCTTCGGCTTCATGGAGCAGGACGCGCTCGGCATCTGGACCGCACCCGGCGGCGACAAAGTCGCCTGGTTCAAAGACCCGGACGGCAACACACTCAGCCTGTCGCAACACATCTCTGCGTAA
- a CDS encoding DUF5076 domain-containing protein, with translation MSQKDSLPIPAAASRDPRSLEVLRVWIANGEQHVALAFGMWEDPSAWGLLLADLARHIAEAHAQQDEQVDAEDFLEQIRAGFEAELDAPTDDVSGSVQ, from the coding sequence ATGTCACAGAAAGATTCGCTACCCATTCCCGCCGCCGCATCGCGCGATCCCCGTTCGCTGGAGGTCCTTCGCGTGTGGATCGCCAACGGTGAACAGCACGTAGCGCTTGCCTTTGGCATGTGGGAAGACCCATCCGCATGGGGCCTGCTGCTGGCGGACCTCGCCCGCCACATCGCCGAAGCCCACGCACAACAGGACGAGCAGGTCGACGCCGAAGACTTTCTGGAACAGATCCGCGCCGGGTTTGAAGCAGAACTCGACGCCCCCACGGACGACGTAAGCGGCAGCGTGCAGTAA
- the dnaB gene encoding replicative DNA helicase: MATFLQIVERDGLPASVHTERVILGAMLSDPVAVVDATAKLIADDFSLDSHKRIYGCMQELSDMGHAIDFVTVAEVLIRRKELEAIGGRPYLISLTEDLPRHLAIENYVQVVKDKSILRKLMQVCEMGLNRAADQSEVSLDVLGDVENRLMEISESAIKRGFSDIGQIVTESFGSIDQLYEQGREITGLETHYTEFDRMTSGLQKADLMIIAARPSMGKTAWAINIAQNCSVRDQKVVAVFSLEMSKESLLRRMLASEALVNSRKIQTGFLPREDKQKLINALDRLMSSKMFIDDTPGITLTEMRAKVRRLKQQEGSLDLILIDYLQLMTIAASGPGGRKPENRTQEVSQISRGLKALAKEMNVPVIALSQLSRGSEQRQGDKKPLLSDLRESGSIEQDADVVCFIHREEYYDRENEDVKGQAEIIIAKQRNGPTGSVKMAYLSDYTRFENLAPSGGGGGDY, from the coding sequence ATGGCAACCTTCCTCCAGATCGTCGAGCGCGACGGGCTTCCCGCATCCGTACACACGGAACGCGTGATTCTTGGCGCCATGTTGTCTGACCCGGTGGCCGTTGTGGATGCCACGGCGAAGCTGATTGCGGATGACTTTTCGCTGGACTCGCACAAGCGCATTTATGGCTGCATGCAGGAACTGTCCGACATGGGCCACGCCATCGACTTTGTGACGGTGGCTGAAGTGCTGATTCGTCGCAAGGAATTGGAAGCCATCGGTGGACGTCCTTATCTGATCTCGCTGACGGAAGATTTGCCGCGCCACCTGGCGATTGAAAACTATGTGCAGGTGGTGAAGGACAAGTCGATTCTGCGCAAGCTGATGCAGGTGTGCGAGATGGGTTTGAATCGCGCCGCGGATCAGAGCGAAGTGTCGCTGGATGTGCTGGGCGATGTGGAGAACCGGCTGATGGAGATCAGCGAAAGCGCCATCAAGCGCGGGTTTTCTGACATTGGGCAGATTGTTACGGAGAGCTTTGGTTCCATTGACCAGCTCTACGAACAGGGCCGCGAGATCACCGGGCTGGAGACGCATTACACCGAGTTCGATCGCATGACGAGCGGCTTGCAGAAGGCCGATCTGATGATCATTGCGGCGCGTCCTTCGATGGGCAAGACGGCGTGGGCCATCAACATTGCGCAGAACTGCAGTGTGCGCGACCAGAAGGTGGTGGCTGTTTTCTCGCTGGAAATGTCGAAGGAGTCGTTGCTGCGCCGTATGTTGGCCAGCGAGGCTCTGGTGAACAGCCGCAAGATTCAGACAGGCTTTTTGCCGCGTGAAGACAAGCAGAAGCTCATCAATGCACTGGATCGACTGATGAGTTCGAAGATGTTCATTGACGATACGCCGGGCATTACGCTGACGGAGATGCGTGCGAAGGTGCGTCGTTTGAAGCAGCAGGAGGGTTCGCTGGACCTGATCCTGATCGACTATCTGCAGTTGATGACGATTGCGGCGAGTGGACCTGGTGGACGCAAGCCGGAAAACCGTACGCAGGAAGTGTCACAGATTTCGCGTGGTCTGAAGGCGCTGGCCAAGGAAATGAATGTGCCGGTGATTGCTCTGTCGCAGTTGTCGCGTGGAAGTGAGCAGCGTCAGGGCGATAAGAAGCCGTTGCTTTCGGATCTTCGTGAGTCTGGTTCGATCGAGCAGGATGCGGACGTGGTGTGCTTCATCCATCGCGAGGAGTATTACGACCGCGAAAACGAGGATGTGAAGGGGCAGGCGGAGATCATCATCGCCAAGCAGCGTAACGGTCCTACGGGTTCGGTGAAGATGGCGTATCTGTCGGATTACACGCGTTTTGAGAATCTTGCGCCAAGTGGCGGCGGTGGCGGGGACTATTAG
- a CDS encoding cold-shock protein, which yields MEQGTVKWFNDAKGFGFISRANGGGDVFVHHTAVQSSGFRSLAEGQNVEFEVVKGPKGLQAENVRPL from the coding sequence ATGGAACAGGGAACAGTTAAGTGGTTCAACGATGCAAAGGGTTTTGGATTTATCAGCCGTGCAAACGGTGGTGGTGATGTATTCGTTCACCACACTGCAGTACAGTCTTCGGGCTTCCGTTCGCTGGCAGAAGGCCAGAACGTGGAATTCGAAGTTGTAAAGGGACCGAAGGGTCTGCAGGCTGAGAACGTTCGCCCTCTGTAA
- a CDS encoding sugar phosphate isomerase/epimerase produces the protein MAVAEPLETGLIFWTEKDANTHLQHLKSFGLRVCQLGIAPTLDCAAAVNEWKEAIAREGVIVSGAAVAYRGEDYANLAKVHETVGFTAPGYAAERIARTKEASNFAAALGITSLSCHIGFIPDEPASPIFTELVGIARELCDACAANGQSFTLETGQESAYTLLQFLAEVKKPNLRVNFDPANITLYGIGDPIVALDLLQKHVLSVHCKDGTSPKAMGELGHEVALGEGEVDFPAFIALLKKIGFTGPLIIEREEPNAEQRDKDIRLAIERIAQWKQQVA, from the coding sequence ATGGCAGTAGCAGAACCATTGGAAACAGGCCTCATCTTCTGGACAGAAAAGGATGCCAACACGCATCTTCAACACTTGAAGAGCTTCGGCCTGCGCGTATGTCAGCTTGGCATCGCGCCGACGCTCGATTGCGCTGCAGCCGTCAACGAGTGGAAAGAAGCGATTGCACGTGAAGGCGTCATCGTCTCTGGCGCTGCCGTTGCCTATCGTGGAGAAGACTACGCCAACCTCGCAAAGGTGCATGAGACCGTAGGATTCACCGCACCGGGCTACGCTGCGGAACGCATCGCACGCACGAAGGAAGCGTCGAACTTCGCTGCGGCTCTCGGCATCACATCGCTGTCATGCCACATCGGCTTCATCCCCGACGAACCCGCATCGCCCATCTTCACCGAACTCGTTGGCATCGCGCGTGAACTCTGCGATGCATGCGCCGCCAACGGTCAGAGCTTCACTCTGGAAACAGGACAGGAAAGCGCCTACACGCTGCTGCAATTCCTCGCCGAGGTGAAGAAGCCAAACCTGCGTGTGAACTTCGATCCCGCCAACATCACCCTCTACGGCATCGGCGATCCCATCGTTGCATTGGACTTGCTGCAGAAGCATGTACTCTCGGTCCACTGCAAGGACGGCACATCACCCAAGGCAATGGGCGAACTCGGCCATGAAGTCGCGCTGGGCGAAGGCGAAGTAGACTTCCCCGCATTCATCGCTCTGCTGAAGAAGATCGGCTTCACCGGCCCGCTCATCATTGAACGCGAAGAGCCCAACGCAGAACAGCGCGACAAGGACATTCGCCTCGCCATCGAGCGCATCGCGCAGTGGAAGCAGCAGGTCGCCTAA
- a CDS encoding Gfo/Idh/MocA family protein, with amino-acid sequence MNIGLIGYGFMGGAHAAAIMHIPGATLAAVASHNKPSADGPTRGNLDLKTEPLPDTVRWTPDWQEVIDDPTIDAVDICLPTPMHREAIERAFAKGKHVLCEKPMALSNQDCEELVALAKASGKTFMIAHVLRWMQPYPYAFDFVKKTNNITTATLRRSTGYPHWSGWLRDIKVSGGAIPDLLLHDLDQALQWFGDPVTVSATSIGEVDTMRASLRYADKEIIVEGGWLAPETPFAASFSITANDASLTFAEGKLTETHGNESQEVKLPEHDAYYDEIAYFVECCRTGSAPTLCTPESSAKAVRLALLLMQSRDNNGKEISWQ; translated from the coding sequence ATGAACATCGGACTCATCGGATACGGCTTCATGGGCGGCGCACACGCTGCGGCCATCATGCACATCCCCGGCGCAACACTTGCAGCCGTCGCCTCCCATAACAAGCCATCCGCAGATGGCCCCACACGCGGCAACCTCGATCTGAAAACCGAGCCACTGCCTGACACCGTTCGCTGGACACCGGACTGGCAGGAAGTCATCGACGATCCCACCATCGACGCCGTCGACATCTGCCTCCCCACGCCCATGCACCGCGAAGCCATTGAACGCGCCTTCGCAAAAGGCAAGCATGTGCTCTGCGAAAAGCCGATGGCGCTCAGCAATCAGGATTGCGAAGAACTCGTCGCCCTTGCAAAAGCCAGCGGCAAGACCTTCATGATCGCGCACGTTCTGCGGTGGATGCAGCCATATCCGTATGCGTTCGACTTCGTAAAGAAAACAAACAACATCACCACTGCAACACTGCGCCGCAGCACCGGCTACCCACACTGGAGCGGCTGGCTGCGCGACATTAAAGTCAGCGGCGGAGCCATCCCTGATCTTCTTCTTCACGATCTTGATCAAGCGCTGCAATGGTTCGGCGACCCCGTCACCGTAAGCGCCACCAGCATCGGCGAAGTGGATACCATGCGTGCAAGCCTTCGTTACGCAGACAAAGAAATCATCGTCGAAGGTGGATGGCTCGCGCCAGAAACACCCTTCGCCGCATCCTTCTCCATCACCGCAAACGATGCATCGCTAACGTTTGCGGAAGGCAAACTGACGGAAACCCACGGCAACGAATCGCAGGAAGTAAAGCTCCCCGAACACGACGCCTACTACGACGAGATTGCCTACTTCGTCGAATGCTGCCGCACCGGCAGCGCACCCACGCTCTGCACGCCCGAAAGCTCTGCAAAGGCTGTTCGCCTGGCGCTGCTGCTCATGCAATCACGCGACAACAACGGAAAGGAAATCTCATGGCAGTAG
- the msrA gene encoding peptide-methionine (S)-S-oxide reductase MsrA, whose amino-acid sequence MATETAILAGGCFWGVQELLRSYPGVISTRVGYSGGDVPNATYRNHGTHAEAVEIVFDPAKLTYRTLLEFFFQLHDPSTLNRQGNDLGTSYRSAIYYTTPEQKKIAEDTILDVNASGLWPGEVVTEIAPAGPFWEAEPEHQDYLQRIPNGYTCHWIRPDWKLPKRNGA is encoded by the coding sequence ATGGCTACAGAGACAGCAATTCTGGCAGGCGGATGCTTCTGGGGTGTGCAGGAACTTCTGCGCAGCTATCCCGGCGTCATCTCCACACGCGTGGGTTACAGCGGCGGCGACGTGCCCAACGCAACCTATCGCAATCACGGCACGCACGCCGAAGCCGTTGAAATCGTATTCGATCCAGCAAAGCTCACCTATCGCACACTGCTGGAATTCTTCTTCCAGCTACACGATCCCAGCACGCTCAACCGTCAGGGCAACGACCTCGGCACCAGCTATCGTTCGGCCATTTACTACACCACGCCGGAACAGAAAAAGATTGCCGAAGACACCATCCTCGACGTGAACGCCAGCGGCCTGTGGCCCGGCGAAGTCGTAACTGAAATCGCACCCGCTGGCCCCTTCTGGGAAGCCGAGCCGGAACACCAGGACTACCTACAACGCATCCCCAACGGCTACACCTGTCACTGGATTCGTCCAGACTGGAAGCTGCCCAAACGCAACGGCGCTTGA
- a CDS encoding SIS domain-containing protein, with protein MSDTPAPYPHWMLREIHEQPETLAATLAAYATAEGFRDDTCSSIRQWLREAQRDIVIAASGSSRHAGLVAELLIEDKAGIHVDVEYASEYSYRSEHSLKSAAVMVISQSGETVDTLAALRKANIAGHHTLAITNVPGSSMAREASVSMPTFAGRERAVPATKSFTAQLLNLYLLSLLAAEERGVLVKPELDKLLAELSTLSDRVRRQLPLWENRVREIAAQIANAKAFLFVGRSVHYAIAREGALKLKESAYINAEGYPSGELKHGPNALVSKETPLVMIATVDRTDSESLERYDKVVQLMQDMRTQGSTILAVGNAGDTAVEQLADFFVPVEESSEGMLTICEVIPLQILSYCMAIQNGINVDSPRNLNKAVLAE; from the coding sequence GTGAGCGATACACCTGCACCATACCCCCACTGGATGCTCCGCGAAATCCACGAACAGCCGGAGACGCTGGCCGCTACCCTCGCTGCCTACGCCACCGCGGAAGGATTCCGCGACGACACCTGCTCGTCCATTCGCCAATGGTTGCGTGAAGCACAGCGCGACATCGTTATCGCCGCCAGCGGTTCCAGCCGCCACGCCGGCCTCGTTGCAGAGCTGCTCATTGAGGACAAAGCAGGCATCCACGTTGACGTGGAATACGCCAGCGAATACAGCTACCGCTCGGAACACTCATTGAAGAGCGCCGCTGTCATGGTCATCTCGCAGAGCGGCGAAACGGTCGACACACTCGCCGCACTGCGTAAGGCAAACATCGCCGGTCATCACACACTGGCCATCACCAACGTTCCCGGCTCATCCATGGCGCGTGAAGCATCTGTTTCCATGCCCACCTTCGCAGGCCGCGAACGCGCCGTACCCGCCACCAAGAGCTTCACCGCACAACTGCTGAACCTCTATCTCCTCTCGCTGCTCGCAGCAGAAGAGCGTGGCGTTTTGGTGAAGCCGGAACTCGACAAGCTCCTCGCAGAACTCAGCACTCTCTCTGACCGTGTGCGTCGTCAGTTGCCGCTGTGGGAGAACCGCGTCCGCGAAATCGCTGCACAGATTGCAAACGCGAAAGCATTCCTCTTCGTAGGCCGCAGCGTTCATTACGCCATCGCACGTGAAGGCGCGTTGAAGTTGAAGGAATCCGCATACATCAACGCCGAAGGCTATCCCAGCGGCGAACTCAAGCACGGCCCCAACGCACTCGTCAGCAAGGAAACACCGCTGGTCATGATCGCCACCGTCGATCGCACCGACAGCGAATCCCTTGAGCGCTACGACAAAGTCGTGCAGCTTATGCAGGACATGCGCACGCAGGGCTCCACGATTCTCGCCGTCGGCAACGCGGGCGATACAGCCGTCGAACAACTCGCGGACTTCTTCGTTCCCGTGGAAGAATCCAGCGAGGGCATGCTCACCATCTGCGAAGTGATTCCGTTGCAGATTCTGTCTTACTGCATGGCTATCCAGAATGGCATCAACGTGGACAGCCCGCGCAACCTCAACAAGGCAGTGCTCGCCGAGTAG
- a CDS encoding oxidoreductase — MQPVRAALLGFGYAGRTFHAPLLEAVEGIAFSLVGSSRPDDVHALYPNVRVSSAQDAVVDPEIDLVVIATPNDSHFPLAAAALRAGKHVVVDKPFTLNLQEAKDLQQIANEHNRILSVFHNRRWESEIKGAREVLQSGILGQVTHYELHMDRFRPNVRQRWREDPGPGAGLWFDLGPHMIDASIYLFGMPQAIQGTLGILRPGGETDDWGHAVLHYPHMRIVLNASLLVAGTGPRSTLHGTAGTWMKYGADPQEPQLQSGMSPNDPAFGIDPDGGVIINGATGETTPATPQRGCQQKYYESIRDAIRTGAAPAINAQDAVNVMTVLDAFYLSAREGRTVPLRHGSNEQQ; from the coding sequence ATGCAACCTGTTCGCGCTGCCCTCCTCGGTTTCGGCTATGCTGGCCGCACATTCCACGCGCCTCTGCTTGAGGCCGTGGAGGGCATCGCATTTTCGCTCGTCGGCTCCAGCCGTCCTGACGATGTGCACGCACTCTATCCAAATGTGCGTGTATCCAGCGCGCAGGATGCTGTTGTCGATCCTGAAATTGATCTCGTAGTTATCGCCACGCCAAACGATTCGCATTTCCCGCTCGCAGCAGCAGCGTTGCGGGCAGGCAAACATGTTGTTGTCGACAAGCCGTTCACGCTGAACCTGCAGGAAGCAAAAGATCTGCAGCAGATCGCAAACGAACACAACCGCATCCTCAGCGTCTTTCACAATCGTCGTTGGGAGAGCGAAATCAAAGGCGCACGCGAAGTTTTGCAATCCGGCATTCTCGGCCAGGTGACGCATTACGAACTGCACATGGATCGCTTCCGTCCCAACGTGCGTCAGCGTTGGCGTGAAGATCCCGGCCCCGGCGCAGGCCTGTGGTTCGATCTCGGCCCACACATGATCGACGCGTCCATCTATCTCTTCGGCATGCCGCAAGCAATTCAAGGAACCTTGGGGATACTGCGCCCCGGCGGCGAAACAGACGACTGGGGCCACGCCGTTCTGCATTACCCGCACATGCGCATCGTGTTGAACGCATCCTTGCTAGTGGCAGGCACGGGCCCACGTTCCACACTGCATGGCACTGCAGGCACATGGATGAAATACGGCGCAGATCCGCAGGAACCGCAACTGCAATCCGGCATGTCGCCCAACGATCCTGCGTTTGGCATTGACCCCGATGGTGGTGTCATCATCAATGGAGCAACTGGCGAGACTACCCCAGCCACACCGCAACGTGGTTGCCAGCAGAAGTATTACGAAAGCATCCGCGACGCCATCCGCACAGGCGCAGCACCCGCCATCAACGCGCAAGACGCAGTGAATGTCATGACCGTGCTGGATGCCTTCTATCTTTCCGCCCGTGAAGGGCGCACCGTGCCTCTACGGCACGGATCAAATGAACAGCAATAG
- a CDS encoding Gfo/Idh/MocA family protein → MDRRKFLKGTGAACGLLIVKPSTAFGYAANSAVRYGLLGCGNRGTSVATSFAKNTDARIVALGDIFPDQLAKGKQHFDQVNAALGKPAVDPKLTFHGWDAYKAMAANPNIDAVQISTPPIFHVEHLDILTAGGKHVYVEKPVGVDTPQTRRALDIAKRIDGKVSVAVGFQIRKAPPFVEIVNRIHNGDIGKIASLNGYYNSPPAVFHDVPNISQEEFRLRNWLRDKKLSGDILLEQNIHVIDVCNWIMGAHPIKADARASRKVVTTYGNTNDNYEVIFTYPGDVQFVFNSTQFNFKGFFDVAEHIFGSEGIAEAPYKGPLRILGPKAWTWSGGPAKTDSKFAADGAFNDNLAEADKMKDQDFIGSITGNKYQNQIATGVESARSCMLGRMSAELGRVATWDELMANNEAYELGLDIKKYH, encoded by the coding sequence ATGGATCGCAGAAAATTTCTCAAAGGAACCGGCGCAGCTTGCGGTCTCCTTATCGTGAAACCTTCCACGGCCTTTGGTTATGCCGCAAACTCCGCAGTGCGTTACGGCCTGTTGGGATGCGGCAACCGCGGCACCTCCGTGGCGACATCGTTCGCGAAGAACACCGATGCGCGCATCGTCGCGCTCGGCGACATCTTCCCGGATCAGCTTGCCAAGGGTAAGCAGCACTTCGATCAGGTGAACGCTGCACTGGGCAAGCCTGCCGTTGACCCAAAGCTGACCTTCCACGGATGGGACGCATACAAGGCAATGGCCGCCAACCCCAACATTGACGCGGTACAAATCTCCACGCCGCCAATCTTCCACGTGGAGCATCTCGACATCCTCACCGCGGGCGGCAAGCACGTCTACGTTGAAAAGCCTGTAGGCGTTGACACTCCGCAGACACGCCGCGCACTCGACATCGCCAAGCGCATCGATGGCAAAGTGAGCGTCGCCGTTGGTTTCCAGATTCGCAAGGCACCGCCGTTCGTCGAAATCGTCAACCGTATTCACAACGGCGACATCGGCAAGATCGCATCGCTCAACGGCTATTACAACTCGCCGCCGGCAGTCTTCCACGATGTGCCGAACATCTCGCAGGAAGAGTTCCGCCTGCGCAACTGGCTGCGTGACAAAAAGCTCTCGGGCGACATTCTGCTGGAGCAGAACATCCACGTCATCGACGTATGCAACTGGATCATGGGCGCGCATCCCATCAAGGCCGATGCACGCGCCAGCCGCAAGGTCGTCACCACCTACGGCAACACCAACGACAACTACGAAGTCATCTTCACGTACCCCGGCGACGTACAGTTCGTCTTCAACTCCACGCAGTTCAACTTCAAGGGCTTCTTCGATGTTGCCGAACACATCTTCGGCAGCGAAGGCATTGCAGAAGCACCCTACAAGGGACCGCTGCGCATCCTTGGACCGAAGGCATGGACATGGAGTGGTGGACCTGCGAAGACTGACAGCAAGTTCGCTGCGGACGGAGCCTTCAACGACAACCTTGCTGAAGCCGACAAGATGAAAGATCAGGACTTCATCGGCAGCATCACCGGCAACAAGTATCAGAACCAGATTGCAACCGGCGTGGAAAGCGCACGTAGCTGCATGCTGGGTCGTATGTCTGCGGAACTGGGCCGCGTTGCCACATGGGATGAACTCATGGCCAACAACGAAGCCTACGAACTGGGCCTCGACATCAAGAAGTACCACTAA
- a CDS encoding sugar phosphate isomerase/epimerase, producing MQEQHTQQGESAGLTRRGFLKHAATAAALATVAGKIALPNRAEAQAMKRTHAPMALGLLIKPFPDAEARIKLVHDLGFTTCFLSLDNYIGKFTPALAKQFNEYFDKYQVVPTTAEVVQPLPLKWNFVEGPSTIGVVPPAYRAARVDALKQTSDFAKLIGVGRVQTHCGFIPEDPHDPLYDGTVKAIRELTEHCAANGQQFLMETGQETPTTMLRMIKDVNNPALGVGLDTANLILYGKANPVDALKVLGPHVKAMHAKDGKWPTDPDKLGQEVQIGKGEVDFPTVLKMLKQLNYTGAVSIERETSGPQQVQDVKEEKIYLENILNKLSHA from the coding sequence ATGCAGGAGCAGCACACACAGCAAGGAGAATCCGCAGGGCTGACGCGTCGCGGCTTTTTGAAGCACGCGGCCACCGCAGCCGCGCTGGCCACTGTCGCAGGTAAGATCGCGCTGCCCAACCGCGCTGAAGCACAGGCCATGAAGCGCACGCACGCTCCCATGGCCCTGGGCCTGCTCATCAAGCCTTTCCCAGATGCTGAAGCCCGCATCAAGCTGGTGCACGATCTCGGCTTCACAACCTGCTTCCTCTCTCTCGATAACTACATCGGCAAGTTCACGCCCGCGCTGGCGAAGCAGTTCAACGAATACTTCGACAAGTACCAGGTCGTCCCGACCACTGCCGAAGTCGTGCAGCCACTGCCGCTGAAGTGGAACTTTGTTGAAGGCCCGTCGACCATCGGCGTTGTGCCACCCGCATATCGTGCGGCGCGTGTCGATGCACTGAAGCAAACTTCAGATTTCGCAAAGCTCATCGGCGTGGGACGCGTTCAAACGCACTGCGGCTTCATCCCCGAAGATCCGCATGATCCTCTCTACGACGGAACCGTAAAGGCCATCCGCGAACTCACCGAGCATTGCGCGGCCAACGGCCAGCAGTTTCTGATGGAGACGGGCCAGGAAACACCCACCACTATGTTGCGCATGATTAAGGATGTGAACAATCCCGCACTTGGCGTTGGATTGGATACGGCAAACCTCATCCTGTACGGCAAAGCGAATCCGGTGGATGCATTGAAGGTTCTCGGACCGCACGTAAAGGCCATGCACGCGAAGGATGGCAAGTGGCCCACCGACCCTGACAAACTCGGCCAGGAAGTACAGATCGGCAAAGGCGAAGTCGACTTCCCCACCGTGTTGAAGATGCTTAAGCAGCTTAACTACACCGGCGCTGTCAGCATTGAACGTGAAACATCGGGCCCGCAGCAGGTCCAGGATGTGAAGGAAGAGAAGATCTACCTCGAAAACATCCTCAACAAGCTCAGCCACGCCTAA
- a CDS encoding ROK family protein, which produces MKVSFRSAKTAVIAALLENDQLSRLELSDRAAVSPAAITEVTQHLLQQGLLLETPAMNAGKRRGRPTVQLSLQASHSCFVGVSVNEEKIQLAITDLRGEVLGHEEVTEHNDLDGLPAAIQASFTRMLRKSGVARSRVRGVGISVAGIVDAEAGICRYSAGLDWRDVPIAEKIAAALKLPAWADNDANAIAMGEKIFGRGREYDNFSIVMLGRTIGSAHYMNGMLYRGHDGSAGEIGHITVDPKGPPCRCGRNGCLDTLAGGYALRQAAKKAGLSIQNMRDLEDLAMRGNAKAIKLLRDAGAALGSAIATLVHLNDPAAVLFTDLEGFENGLFRTATRQAIENGILPRFLASTQIIFGDGEPVSLPRSAASIAAFNYLIAL; this is translated from the coding sequence ATGAAGGTGTCTTTCCGGTCTGCGAAGACCGCCGTGATTGCCGCATTGCTCGAAAACGACCAGCTTTCCCGGCTGGAACTGAGCGATCGTGCGGCCGTGAGCCCCGCCGCTATCACGGAAGTGACACAACACCTGCTGCAACAGGGACTCTTGCTGGAAACGCCTGCCATGAATGCGGGCAAGCGCCGCGGACGCCCCACGGTCCAGCTGTCTCTTCAGGCCTCCCACTCCTGCTTCGTCGGCGTCAGTGTGAACGAAGAGAAGATACAACTCGCCATCACCGATTTGCGAGGCGAAGTTCTCGGGCACGAAGAAGTCACGGAACACAACGACCTTGACGGTCTTCCCGCCGCCATCCAGGCCAGCTTCACGCGGATGCTGCGCAAATCCGGAGTGGCACGCAGCCGCGTTCGCGGCGTTGGCATCTCCGTCGCCGGCATCGTAGACGCCGAAGCCGGCATCTGCCGCTACTCCGCCGGTCTGGACTGGCGCGATGTTCCCATTGCAGAAAAGATTGCAGCCGCACTGAAACTCCCCGCATGGGCAGACAACGACGCGAACGCTATCGCTATGGGAGAAAAGATCTTCGGTCGCGGCCGCGAGTATGACAACTTTTCCATCGTCATGCTGGGACGCACCATTGGTTCCGCGCATTATATGAACGGGATGCTCTATCGCGGACACGACGGCAGCGCGGGCGAAATCGGTCACATTACAGTCGACCCCAAAGGCCCGCCTTGCCGCTGCGGACGTAACGGCTGTCTGGATACGCTGGCGGGTGGTTACGCGTTGCGTCAAGCTGCGAAAAAGGCAGGGCTTTCCATTCAAAACATGCGTGATCTGGAAGACCTGGCCATGCGTGGCAATGCCAAAGCGATCAAGCTGTTGCGCGATGCAGGTGCAGCTCTTGGCAGCGCCATCGCGACACTGGTTCATTTGAACGATCCTGCGGCGGTGCTGTTTACAGATTTGGAAGGCTTCGAAAATGGCCTCTTCCGAACCGCCACCCGACAGGCCATTGAGAACGGCATTCTGCCGCGTTTCCTTGCTTCCACACAGATCATTTTTGGCGATGGTGAACCGGTCTCGCTGCCCCGCAGCGCGGCCTCTATCGCGGCCTTTAACTATCTGATCGCCCTGTAG